The Brachionichthys hirsutus isolate HB-005 chromosome 11, CSIRO-AGI_Bhir_v1, whole genome shotgun sequence genome includes a window with the following:
- the lrfn1 gene encoding leucine-rich repeat and fibronectin type III domain-containing protein 1 — protein MERLVVCVLLCAALVKGYSCPGRCICQHLSPTLTLLCAKTGLLFVPPIIDRRTVELRLTDNFITIIRRKDFFNMTSLVHLTLSRNTISQITPNAFVGLRSLRALHMDGNRLSAIKNDHFKGLINLRHLILGNNQIHQVAPSSFDEFVSTIEDLDLSNNNLRSLPWEAIARMTNINTLTLDHNLIDHIGVGTFTLLTKLVRLDMTSNRLQKLPPDSLFQHAQVLSDTSSPLLAVSFGGNPLHCNCELLWLRRLTREDDLETCASPEHLMDKYFWSIQEEEFICEPPLITKHLSTKPFVMEGQGVTLKCKAVGDPEPEIHWRSPDGKLVHNNSRTILYDNGTLDILITTLKDTGAFNCVASNAAGIATAAVEINMIPLPLFVNNTGHMREDPGLSDIATSSKSGNDTKGYDKLDRRVMVNKLTSSSAVIRWPSERHIPGIRMYQIQYNSTADDTLVYRMIPSTSKNFLINDLAAGRAYDLCVLAVYDDGITSLTATRVVGCVQFHTAGEVSQCRFMHSQFLGGTMIIIIGGIIVASVLVFIIILMIRYKTYSGPEDGKTKVSSSRQSQTNGSQQRLQRSTSRQPSDEGQREARGPAECMALVVGAEHEKMDDAGATTAILEVELPPLTLDKMKRRTSLDAQRSGPPSEDTQTDSSLTGSTMSLCLIGPDAGNSAAPRLKDKKRALANMGLLPNELARTRHRFSFDGGDYSIFQSHSYPRRARTRWNKSTNQLDIESSPPANKRVTFSSTEWMLESTV, from the exons ATGGAGcggctggttgtgtgtgtgctgctatGTGCCGCTCTGGTGAAaggatacagctgccccggccGCTGCATCTGCCAGCACCTCTCCCCCACTCTGACTCTGCTCTGTGCTAAGACTGGTCTTTTGTTTGTGCCGCCCATCATCGACCGCAGGACCGTCGAGCTGCGACTCACCGACAACTTCATCACGATCATCCGCAGGAAAGACTTTTTCAACATGACCAGTTTGGTCCACCTGACATTGTCCCGCAACACCATCAGCCAGATCACCCCCAATGCCTTTGTGGGCCTGCGATCCCTGAGGGCGCTCCACATGGATGGAAACCGCCTCAGCGCAATAAAGAACGACCACTTCAAAGGCCTGATCAACCTGCGGCACCTCATCCTTGGAAACAACCAGATCCACCAGGTGGCGCCCAGCTCCTTCGATGAGTTTGTTTCCACCATTGAAGACTTGGATCTTTCCAATAACAACCTGCGCAGCCTTCCCTGGGAAGCTATAGCCAGAATGACCAACATTAACACGCTCACCCTGGACCACAACCTGATTGACCACATCGGGGTGGGGACTTTTACCCTGCTAACCAAGCTCGTCCGCCTGGACATGACCTCCAACAGGCTGCAGAAGCTGCCGCCAGACAGCCTTTTCCAGCATGCTCAGGTGCTGTCGGATACCAGCTCCCCCCTCCTGGCTGTGAGCTTTGGAGGAAACCCTCTCCACTGTAACTGTGAGCTACTGTGGCTGCGTAGGCTGACGAGAGAGGATGATCTGGAGACCTGTGCCTCGCCAGAGCACCTCATGGACAAATACTTTTGGTCCATTCAAGAAGAGGAATTTATCTGCGAGCCTCCGTTGATCACCAAACATCTTTCCACTAAACCCTTTGTAATGGAAGGGCAGGGCGTTACTCTTAAATGCAAAGCCGTGGGCGACCCAGAGCCAGAAATCCACTGGCGGTCTCCAGACGGCAAGCTTGTGCATAATAACTCCCGCACCATCTTATATGATAATGGCACGCTTGATATTCTCATCACCACGCTGAAGGACACCGGGGCGTTTAATTGTGTTGCATCCAATGCTGCAGGCATCGCCACAGCTGCCGTAGAAATCAACATGATCCCCTTACCCTTGTTTGTTAACAACACGGGCCACATGCGCGAGGACCCCGGCCTCTCAGACATTGCCACGTCCTCCAAATCTGGCAACGATACCAAGGGCTACGACAAGCTGGACAGAAGGGTGATGGTCAACAAGCTGACCTCCTCTTCTGCCGTGATCCGCTGGCCATCTGAGCGCCATATCCCCGGCATCCGAATGTACCAGATTCAGTACAACAGCACGGCAGATGATACTTTGGTCTACAG AATGATCCCATCTACCAGCAAGAACTTCTTAATCAATGACCTGGCTGCAGGCCGGGCGTATGATCTGTGTGTGCTCGCCGTGTATGACGACGGCATCACGTCACTAACGGCCACACGTGTGGTTGGGTGCGTGCAGTTCCACACAGCCGGAGAGGTCAGCCAGTGCCGCTTCATGCACAGCCAGTTCTTGGGAGGCACTATGATCATCATTATCGGTGGCATAATTGTCGCGTCAGTCCTggttttcatcatcatcctgatgATCCGTTACAAGACCTACAGCGGCCCCGAGGACGGCAAGACCAAGGTCAGTTCCAGCAGGCAGTCCCAGACTAATGGcagccagcagcgactccagcGCTCCACCTCCAGGCAGCCCTCCGACGAGGGACAGCGTGAAGCCCGGGGACCCGCAGAGTGCATGGCACTGGTGGTGGGGGCAGAACATGAGAAGATGGATGATGCAGGAGCCACCACCGCCATCCTGGAGGTGGAGCTACCTCCTCTGACTCTGGACAAGATGAAAAGAAGAACGAGCCTCGATGCACAACGCTCCGGCCCGCCATCCGAGGACACGCAGACGGACAGCAGCCTGACGGGCTCCACCATGTCCCTGTGTCTCATAGGCCCCGATGCTGGTAACAGCGCTGCTCCCCGGCTCAAGGACAAGAAACGCGCCCTGGCCAACATGGGCTTGCTCCCTAATGAGCTGGCACGAACTAGGCACAGATTCTCTTTTGATGGAGGGGATTACTCAATTTTTCAGAGTCACAGTTACCCACGAAGAGCGAGGACGAGGTGGAACAAGTCCACCAACCAGCTCGACATAGAGTCATCGCCACCCGCCAACAAGAGAGTTACGTTCAGCAGCACTGAGTGGATGCTCGAGAGCACAGTCTGA